A genomic segment from Anaerolineae bacterium encodes:
- a CDS encoding DJ-1/PfpI family protein: MPRAEDYVFVLWADEFEETAATIFVTELRRAGLRVKVVGLTQRRSNGIYGLALVPDLTLDETLPLALNAICVVIPCKSPRVKQLRNDPRLREFFYQAHSKRARFVIGQLNEPDIANLRLFPVSTDNVIVYPEEGLAEFVRKLAASLTTSVQ, encoded by the coding sequence ATGCCCAGAGCTGAAGATTATGTTTTTGTTTTGTGGGCAGACGAATTTGAGGAGACAGCAGCCACTATTTTTGTCACCGAACTGCGCCGGGCCGGGCTACGAGTGAAAGTGGTTGGCCTGACGCAACGGCGTTCAAACGGTATTTATGGCCTGGCTTTGGTTCCCGACTTAACACTTGATGAAACGTTGCCCCTGGCCCTTAACGCAATTTGTGTGGTCATTCCTTGTAAATCACCAAGAGTTAAACAGCTCAGGAATGACCCACGCTTGCGTGAGTTTTTTTATCAGGCGCACTCAAAGCGTGCCAGGTTTGTGATTGGGCAGTTGAATGAACCTGATATAGCCAATCTGAGGCTGTTTCCAGTATCTACAGACAATGTCATCGTTTATCCAGAGGAAGGTTTGGCCGAATTTGTGCGTAAATTGGCCGCTTCGTTGACAACCTCTGTTCAATAG
- a CDS encoding GAF domain-containing sensor histidine kinase produces MTGIPKPDIFPLGALPQGGKATKNTPGAPTWADNKVGQIMFGRLTKENKEITTLYNIGVTINSSLCLEEVISKLHKESNRLIDTSNFAITVYNERAHTLDFLLVFEQGQKMKPFSVQLSNRQNLSDIPLTHQIPLLARDILENNVIESNRLRSEKPIRSWLGATLLNPALPHENALGAIVVWSYEPDAFTNRHLWLLSAIGTQAAIAIRNVRLFEAGQRQTMEMVAINNVTRTLSATFQLDDALNCIMSQVYNLFNAETALLLLVEPATGDLVVQTVLGNNPASARSFRIRQGQGAAGKVALTGKAIVMNNGNKPARNLLCAPLVLYDRVIGVLEVRNKKGDFSRNDLELLQAIASCAAIAIENARLRENMLAERDRVIEIGEQTRKEVASDLHDGPIQLVSAMMMQLQFCRQALEKDPSLLPKQFVSMHELGQQAVHQMRTMLFELRPLVLETEGLVAALRVFLERRRQEVKTIRLTLTLKTHQPSGQISRLEDKVEVALFAIVQEAVNNALKHAQANNIIVHLKESPTAIYATIVDDGKGFEIDKVMRNYEQRGSLGLVNIRERTELIGGELAMNSAPSRGTHISVYVPKAKEERMQKRATTGRLSRPFNTSPGE; encoded by the coding sequence ATGACCGGAATACCAAAGCCAGATATTTTTCCGTTGGGCGCCTTACCCCAAGGTGGCAAGGCTACAAAAAACACGCCGGGCGCGCCAACTTGGGCCGATAACAAGGTCGGCCAGATTATGTTTGGGCGACTGACCAAAGAGAACAAAGAAATTACCACCCTGTACAACATTGGGGTAACTATCAACTCGAGCCTGTGCCTTGAAGAGGTCATCTCAAAACTCCACAAAGAGAGTAACCGCCTGATAGACACCTCAAACTTTGCCATAACAGTTTACAATGAGCGCGCGCATACCCTGGATTTTTTGCTTGTTTTTGAGCAGGGTCAGAAAATGAAACCTTTTTCGGTTCAGCTCTCGAATCGTCAAAACTTGAGCGATATTCCCCTTACCCACCAGATACCCCTCCTGGCGCGAGATATTCTTGAAAACAATGTCATTGAGAGCAATCGGCTTCGCTCTGAAAAGCCAATTCGCTCCTGGCTGGGGGCGACTCTTCTCAATCCCGCCTTGCCCCATGAAAATGCGTTGGGGGCTATTGTTGTTTGGAGCTATGAGCCTGATGCTTTCACCAATCGTCACCTGTGGCTGCTCTCGGCCATTGGCACTCAGGCGGCCATTGCCATCCGTAATGTCCGCCTGTTTGAGGCCGGTCAACGGCAAACCATGGAAATGGTAGCCATAAATAATGTAACCCGCACGCTTTCTGCCACGTTTCAACTTGACGACGCGCTCAACTGCATTATGAGCCAGGTTTACAATTTGTTCAATGCAGAGACGGCCTTGCTGCTTTTGGTGGAGCCAGCAACGGGCGACCTTGTTGTTCAAACTGTCCTGGGGAACAACCCCGCCTCGGCCAGGTCATTTCGTATTCGCCAAGGACAAGGTGCTGCCGGTAAAGTCGCCCTGACCGGCAAAGCCATTGTGATGAACAATGGAAACAAGCCGGCGCGCAACCTACTGTGCGCGCCGCTGGTTCTGTATGACCGGGTTATTGGCGTGTTAGAGGTGAGAAACAAAAAAGGAGATTTTAGCCGGAACGATTTGGAGTTACTCCAGGCCATAGCTTCTTGTGCCGCCATTGCCATTGAGAATGCCCGTTTGCGTGAGAATATGCTGGCCGAACGGGACCGGGTGATTGAGATTGGCGAGCAAACTCGTAAAGAAGTAGCCAGCGATTTGCACGACGGCCCTATCCAATTGGTCAGCGCCATGATGATGCAATTGCAATTCTGCCGGCAGGCATTGGAAAAAGACCCCTCTCTACTGCCAAAACAATTTGTCTCAATGCATGAGTTAGGCCAGCAAGCTGTTCACCAGATGCGGACGATGCTTTTTGAGTTGCGGCCACTGGTTTTAGAAACCGAGGGCCTGGTTGCCGCTTTACGAGTTTTTCTGGAACGCCGCCGGCAGGAAGTCAAAACAATCAGGCTGACCCTGACCCTGAAAACCCACCAGCCAAGTGGTCAGATTTCGCGGCTGGAGGATAAAGTCGAGGTAGCTCTCTTTGCCATAGTCCAGGAGGCAGTCAACAATGCCCTCAAACATGCCCAGGCCAACAATATTATTGTGCATCTCAAAGAATCTCCAACCGCCATCTATGCCACTATTGTTGATGATGGCAAAGGGTTTGAGATAGATAAGGTTATGCGCAATTACGAGCAAAGGGGAAGCCTGGGTTTGGTCAATATTCGGGAGCGAACCGAGTTGATCGGCGGCGAGCTGGCGATGAATTCTGCGCCGAGCCGGGGCACGCACATCAGCGTCTATGTGCCAAAAGCAAAAGAAGAGCGTATGCAAAAGCGGGCAACAACGGGGCGGCTGTCTCGTCCATTTAATACGTCGCCAGGCGAATAA
- a CDS encoding right-handed parallel beta-helix repeat-containing protein — translation MLWLFGGQPPSVYAQGNDGVSIYHVALSCSGVPVPCYTSVQDAVDAADDPGDLIKVAAGTYTGINNLGGMAQVVYISKIITIRGGYTTSNWTTPDPEANLTELNAQTLGRVMFIAGPDVNVTVEGLRLTYGNATGITGGEAGGGLRATEATVTLNHTWIMSNTTPSSGGGVYMKDGLATIENCAIQNNRGEEGAALRLSGMNASIKQSAIQDNTATSGTPRGSVINITGSGSLVTLVNNILQDNKSNGVTTFGAIYLKDGQASLIGNQILNNTKSGGVYAEFAGVITLTNNVIQGHSDPGVFVYATDSVLINNTIDDNHPGVHIDQVGGNVTTLLERNLIQNNQNETFGAKGGGVYLHSRGAPLTLTNNIIQDNISGLDPVAPHGNGGGVYIEGNNIILQGNIIRRNRANEFCHSITGCLNQGRGGGIYVSSNADDALLVNNIITNNQAEGKGSGICIIGSSPTLYHNTIANNGGPVDPEAIGVYVGHTSSGQVSQPKFYNTILAGQAAGIEVNGDDSNIAVIDGILWWGNTINTSGGGTFLITNEDTGNPAFANPAGYDYHIVGPGSAAVDAGIDKGTTNDVDGQTRPHYGGYDLGADEWWPLVVVETASPDTVAPGDVVTYTLALTNTTDMAMSVRLTDTLSSYVNYLGPLNCNNGDGEYASGVVAWTGTVFSTTPTIISFAVQIASDAPSIITGSVVISDIYGRFQADPAPILVESSSRKVYLPVILCHQS, via the coding sequence TTGTTATGGTTATTCGGTGGGCAACCGCCTTCTGTTTATGCTCAGGGTAACGACGGTGTAAGTATTTACCACGTCGCCCTATCTTGCAGCGGCGTGCCCGTCCCCTGCTACACCAGCGTGCAAGATGCCGTAGACGCCGCCGACGACCCTGGCGACCTCATCAAGGTGGCGGCGGGAACTTATACCGGCATCAATAATCTGGGTGGAATGGCTCAAGTCGTCTACATCAGCAAGATAATTACCATTCGAGGCGGCTACACCACCAGTAATTGGACTACCCCTGACCCGGAAGCCAACCTGACTGAGTTAAACGCTCAAACCTTGGGCCGGGTGATGTTCATTGCCGGACCCGATGTGAACGTCACTGTGGAGGGTCTGCGCTTGACCTATGGCAACGCTACTGGCATAACTGGCGGGGAGGCAGGAGGCGGGCTGCGAGCTACGGAAGCTACGGTGACCTTAAACCATACCTGGATTATGAGTAATACCACCCCCAGTTCAGGAGGCGGCGTATATATGAAGGATGGCCTTGCCACAATTGAAAACTGCGCCATTCAGAATAACCGAGGGGAGGAAGGCGCCGCTTTACGCCTGAGTGGGATGAATGCTTCAATTAAACAAAGCGCGATCCAAGATAATACCGCTACAAGTGGCACGCCTCGGGGGTCGGTTATTAATATTACTGGTTCCGGGAGTCTGGTAACCTTGGTCAATAACATCCTTCAAGACAATAAATCGAATGGGGTGACGACTTTCGGCGCAATTTATCTAAAGGACGGCCAGGCCAGCTTGATCGGCAATCAGATTCTCAATAATACCAAGAGCGGCGGTGTTTATGCAGAGTTTGCAGGAGTTATCACTCTAACCAATAATGTAATCCAGGGACACAGTGATCCTGGCGTATTTGTTTACGCGACCGACTCTGTTCTGATCAATAATACAATAGACGATAATCACCCCGGCGTACACATTGATCAGGTAGGAGGTAATGTTACTACTCTGCTGGAGAGAAACCTGATCCAAAATAATCAAAACGAGACTTTTGGGGCCAAAGGGGGAGGCGTATATCTGCACTCCAGGGGAGCCCCTCTTACCCTGACCAATAATATTATTCAGGATAACATTTCGGGCCTGGACCCTGTTGCTCCTCACGGTAATGGCGGGGGCGTGTACATAGAAGGCAATAATATTATCCTACAAGGGAATATTATCCGGCGTAACCGGGCCAACGAATTTTGCCACTCAATTACGGGTTGCTTGAATCAAGGTCGAGGCGGGGGAATTTACGTGAGCAGCAATGCCGATGACGCCCTGCTGGTGAACAACATTATTACCAACAACCAGGCTGAAGGCAAAGGCTCTGGTATCTGTATTATTGGGAGTTCGCCTACGTTATACCACAACACGATTGCTAATAACGGCGGCCCGGTCGATCCGGAAGCTATCGGAGTCTATGTTGGGCACACTTCTTCCGGCCAGGTGTCCCAGCCCAAGTTCTACAATACCATCCTTGCCGGCCAGGCCGCGGGAATTGAAGTCAATGGAGATGACTCGAATATAGCCGTTATTGACGGTATTCTCTGGTGGGGCAACACCATTAATACCAGTGGTGGAGGAACTTTCCTGATCACTAACGAGGACACCGGCAATCCCGCTTTTGCGAACCCAGCAGGCTACGATTACCATATCGTAGGCCCTGGTTCGGCGGCGGTTGACGCTGGGATTGACAAAGGCACCACGAACGATGTAGATGGTCAAACCCGTCCCCACTATGGCGGTTACGACTTGGGGGCGGATGAATGGTGGCCGTTGGTGGTCGTCGAAACAGCCTCGCCGGACACAGTAGCGCCGGGAGACGTGGTAACCTATACCCTTGCCTTGACCAACACTACTGATATGGCCATGAGTGTACGTCTCACTGATACACTTTCTAGTTATGTAAATTATCTTGGCCCGCTGAACTGCAACAATGGCGATGGGGAGTATGCGTCTGGCGTTGTCGCCTGGACGGGCACCGTGTTCTCTACCACCCCTACCATTATCTCTTTTGCGGTGCAGATTGCCTCTGATGCACCCAGTATCATTACCGGTTCTGTGGTTATTAGTGATATTTATGGTCGCTTTCAAGCTGACCCTGCTCCGATTTTGGTGGAATCAAGCTCACGCAAGGTCTATCTACCGGTGATACTATGTCATCAATCATAG